Proteins found in one Phoenicibacter congonensis genomic segment:
- a CDS encoding zinc-ribbon domain-containing protein: MNCCSNCGSFVPDDAVFCSKCGSKISQQVSQPSESYQQAYANHIDSKQVQVNQDSNSQVYANQACNSQAQINQANQNYDAQYQTNASWQPTDAVYFDVKPVMSDKDRTLRLIAFIFNLISTIAVCWALIPLAWMIPMTVVSWGIYKGTRKNTVAFGVCTLIFLSLVGGILLLCSQKDD; the protein is encoded by the coding sequence ATGAATTGTTGCTCAAATTGCGGTTCCTTTGTCCCTGATGATGCAGTGTTTTGTTCGAAGTGTGGGTCTAAAATCTCACAGCAGGTAAGCCAGCCCAGCGAATCATATCAGCAGGCATATGCCAACCATATTGATTCAAAGCAAGTTCAGGTTAATCAAGACAGTAATTCACAAGTTTATGCTAATCAAGCTTGTAATTCACAGGCACAGATCAATCAGGCTAATCAAAATTACGATGCACAATATCAAACAAATGCAAGTTGGCAGCCAACCGATGCGGTTTATTTTGATGTAAAGCCTGTCATGTCTGATAAGGACCGCACCCTTCGTTTGATTGCATTCATTTTCAATTTAATTTCAACGATTGCTGTTTGTTGGGCCTTAATTCCTCTTGCCTGGATGATTCCTATGACCGTAGTCAGCTGGGGGATTTACAAAGGAACACGCAAGAACACTGTCGCATTTGGAGTTTGCACTCTAATATTTTTGAGTCTAGTAGGAGGAATTCTGCTTTTGTGCTCGCAAAAAGACGACTAA